The genome window AAATTTCTACAATATTTTCCATCTCCATCAGTTCCTGCTCAGAGCCGTAACCAAGAATGCGGGCCAGTGCAGGATTAACAGTCAAAAACTTTCCTTCTGGTGAAGTCTGGAATATTCCCTCGGCAGACTGTTCGATAATCGAGCGGAATTTGCGCTCGGAAAGAATCACCCTGACCGATTTTTCCGCCAGTTCACCTCTCAGCCGGAAGTTAACCGCGCTGCCGATAACAGAGATGAATGCCATGAAGCCTACAAAAAGAACTGATTCAAATGTATTGGGAAGGAAATAGATACTCCGGTCATTCAGAAGAATAGCACCGGCGAACACCAGATAATAATAGAGCGCGGTGATAATCTGATTACGCACATCCCAGCTCAGGAAAAGCGCGGAGGTAAAGATCATCAGCCCGACAATCTGACTGTTCAGCACCAGCGTTGAAGGGATGAGAAGTATCATATATCCGCTCGAAAGAACGATCGTGAGCAGCAGGACGTGAACCAGAAGAACAGGCCTGGCAAGAGCCAGGCGGGAATAGAGAACAGCAAGAACAACAAAGGAGAGGAGGGTCGCTGTCAGGCGGACAATATAAACCTGAACGGAATGTTCGGCAAAATAACGCACCTCAAAAACCATTGCAAAGATACCGGAAAGGAGAATGAGCAGGGACATCACTCTGAGGGGGAGGATGAGATTTTCCTCAGCCTGCTGCTTCAGATAGAGCTGCTTTTTTTTCTCAATCGGCTCTTCCTGGTCATAGATGAACTGGATTACCGTTGCATTCGTTTTATTTTTCATCCCTCAAGTATAAACAAATTATTTCTATATTTCCCGGCAAATATAATAATTTTAGACCGCAGGGGCAGTGCAGCAGGCATCATTCCGCGGTAAAAACTTCAATCATCCATAGTATAACAAGAGCATGACCGATTTTCTTTACTCAATAGACCTGGCGGTATTTTACTTTTTTAACCATACCATATCCAATGCGGCCTTCACCAGGTTTTTCTCCCTGATCACCAATGTAAACAACTGGTATATCACCTACGCAGTGCTTCTGGGAATTCTCTTTTTTAATGATGGGAAGAAGGGAAAGCTTGCTGTTCTTTTTGTGCTTCTGCTGGTGGTCGCATCCGATCAGCTCGGCTACCGGATTCTGAAGGAATATTTTCAGCGGCCCAGGCCCTGCATGGCGCTAAGCGATGCTATCACTCCTTTAGGCTGCAACGGCACCTGGTCTTTCCCCTCAAACCATGCACTGAACAATTTTGCGGTGGCAATGTTTTTTGTCCGGCTCTATCCAAACCTGAAGTATCTGCTTTTTATTACCGCGGGACTGATAGCCTTATCAAGGGTGTATCTCGGACTGCATTACCCGTCCGACATTATCGGCGGCGCGCTTATTGGTATCGGGCTGGGATATGTGTTTGCATTGATGCATAAGACGGTGCAGAAATACACGGGAAAGTAATTATGAATTATGAAGTATGAATTGTGAATTTTTGCCGGGAATGACATGAATATATACCAATGTGCGATGTACAATGAACAAGTAAAAATGAAAAATTGAAATCTGCCACAAATAACACGAATCACCACGAATATTTAAAACAAAAAAGCCCCGCATCTGCGGGGCTTTTTTTTCAGATAGTTTTAGTTTTCGCTGCTGCCTGAGGGGACGGTTTCGTCAAGACGGCGGAACATCGAGAAGAAGAATCCCGCGGTCATAACAATTACTCCGAGCCATACCAGATTTACATAGGGCTTAATGCTCGCGGTTACACTCAGCACTTCACCCGTTGCATGGTTGTGACCGTCATGGCTGCCGCCTGATACCACAAAGTCAGCATTCTTTGTGGCAGGGTCAACTTTTTTCAGCTGTATCTTCAGATCGGAACCGGGTATCTCCAGCACGTCAAAAGTTACATTGCCGCCGGTGCTCCTCATCAGAGCATCCATTGCAAAAACCTGTCCGTCCTTTTCAACGGAAAGTTTTGCGCCCATCACAAAGTCACCGCCTCCCATCATTGCGGTCATGTCAGGCTTTACAAAATCAACATACTTGATTTTAAGTCCCTGCACCCGGGTTTCTTCGTCCACGGTAAGGGTTATTTCATTACCTTCCGCATGGTCAGCCCCGGCCTCTTCAAATCCGAGCGGTGATATATAAAGGTCCTTTGTGAGACCCATCAGGATATCCGGCTCACGCATCAGTCCCTGATTAAAGTCGCTGATATACATCACCGGGGAAACGGTATATTTTTCATCTCCCTTGAGGACATCCACATTAAACGCAAATTTCTTATTGTTTTCAATGCCGTTATAGCCGGTAAAGGTAAGCTTATGGCCAAATACTTCAACCGTCTGTCCTTTCGGCAGATCAATATCCTTTTCAATACTGTGACCGGCCGAACCAACCACACCAAGTATAAAGAATGCAATACCCATGTGGGCTATATACGCGCCTGCCATTTTCGGTTTTCCGGTAAAGATCTTGTAAGCAATCTCTCCGTTAACGATAAGTGCAAATGCAGAACTCAGCGTCATGAGTATCATCATAATGTTTGTCACACCGCCGAAAATTATCACTGCGGCTGTGATCGCAAGTGAAAGTATCGCAGGCCAGCGCAGCTTCTTAAATAATTCTGCACCTTTAGTGGCTTTCCATTTCAGCAGCAGACTCATGCCGTTCAGGAACATGATAATTATCGCAAGAGGGATGTGCATATCATCATAAAAGACAATATCCACCGACTGCCCGAATATGGGAGCCGATGTTCCGGTAAAGACGATAATCGCTGAAGCAGTCATTGCCACGGCAGCAGTAAAAAGTGAAAGTTCCCGCGAAAGGAGTTCCTCTTCGCTTCTTGCCTCAGCGTTCGCGGCACTCAGGGTTTTCCAGCGGTAGATAACCATTCCCGCCCCGAGTGCTGCAAATGAGCCGATAAGGGTAATCAGGAAGAGATACACAATCATGCCCGGATCAACAAATGAATGAACCGAAGCATCACCAAGCACACCGCTGCGGGTGAGGAATGTGCTGTAAAGAACGAGGATGTATATACTCATCGAAAGAATGAGGTTGGTCACTGCGTAGCGTCCGATGCGGTTAGGGTCTTTCCCCTGATCTTTCCGCTGCACCACCATGGTGTGAATTGCGGCAACGCTTATCAGCCAGGGAACCAGACTTGAGTTTTCAACCGGGTCCCATGCCCAGTAACCGCCCCAGCCGAGAATTCCGTAAGCCCAGTAGCCGCCGAGCATAATGCCGAGTCCGAGAACTCCTGCTCCTCCCAGAATCCAGGGGAATGACTGGCGTACCCAGTCGCGGTAATCGTTTTTAATAAGAGCCGCCATCGCAAAAGCAAAAGGGACGGTTCCCATAGCGAAACCGACAAAAAGAATCGGGGGATGAATCTGCATCCAGAAATTCTGCAGCAGAGGGTTCAGCCCTTTTCCCTGAATAATCACATCATTTACGGACATGCCAAGAGATGAAAGCACCGGCAGTATATCCGAACTGATCTTCAGGAAATTTGTTCCGTTTGAGGGATCACTGAAAAAGAATCCCTGCAGTGCCTGTATACTAAAAATGGACTGGTTCACATTTTTGATATCAACAAAAACCGGATCGGTCCAGAGATACGCAAAGGGGCTCTTCAGCATGGGGGAAACCATGGTGAGCAGGAATGAAGTTGCCAGTGCATACACCATCATCAGACGGGGTTCAAGGTCACCCATCCTCGAAGCATAGGACTGAAGGAAGATACCGATGATTGCCGTAAGCAGCAGCCACAGCATGAAGCTTCCTTCCTGACCTGCCCAGAAAGTGGCTATCAGGTAGCCAAGGGGAAGATCGCTGCTCGAGTAGCTGTAAACATATTTATACTGATACTGATGTGTCAGGATAAAATAGAGAAGAATGGTGGATGCAATAATTACCAGCATCGCCATCGCATGATAGGAGAGGCGGGCAAGAGCGAGTGTGTTTTTTGCTCCGCGGTACGTGTAGAAATACATCACCATGGAAAAAACACTCATTGCAAGAGCAAGAGTTAATACAATACTGCCGATCATATTTTCACATTCTCCGGATGTTCACCGCCTTTTTCCTCATACTGCTCCTCATATTTTGAAGGGCATTTGGTAAGGATATCCTTTGCATGGAAGTAACCGTTTTCATATTTACCGGTTACCACCACACTGGTAGCCACTTCAAAATTATTCGGTATGGTGCCGTCAAAGACCACTTTCATCTCCTGACCAGCTTCATCTTTCATGAAGAAGGTAAAGGTTTTATTCTGTTTATCAATCTGATAGTTCTTTTCCTTAACCCAGCTGCCGGTTGCTTTCACGGTGCGTCCTTTTTCCATGACGGTAGTGAAATTGCTCACATACTGGATATTACTTTGTGTGAAGAGGTAGATCATCAGACCGAGAAACACGGTCACAATGATTCCGCCGAACATGAATTTATTCTTTTTCATCGTTGTCCTTCCTGATGTTTATTTTTTCATTTCCTTTTCAATACCCTGCAGGCGCTTATCCATGACCCAAAGATAGCCAAAGATTCCTGCCCATACGATCAGGGCGATAATGAGTACGATATATATAGCATTCTGTGATAAAAATTCCATTAAATCCTCAGTTATAATTTTTCTGTACTTTTTCTTTTAAAGCGAGCGAGCGGTGTCCCACGGACCACATCCACCAGTAGAGGATGGTAAATCCGAGCAGGGAGAGGTAAAAAATCAGAAGCATATTCTGATCCATTTTAAAATTCACAACCGGGCCGGAATGGCTGTCATCGGCTGAGCCGGGGTGGAGTCCGCGCATAATTCTCGGCATAATGAAGACGAAAAAAGGGACGGTAATAAACGCGATAATTGAATAGACCGACGAGAGCCGTGCGCGTTTCTCATCATCCTCAATGGCCGAGCGGAGCGCAAAGTAGGCACCATAGATCAGCATCAGGGCAAAAATGGAAGTCTGCCGCGGATCCCAGCTCCAGAAGGCACCCCAGGCGAATTTTGCCCAGATGGCTCCGGTTACGGTTGCCAGGATGGTAAAAATCATGCCGAGCTGAGCGGCTGTATACGCTTTATAATCATCCTCAATTCTTTTTTTCCGCAGGTACATGATACTGAACACTGTGGACATAAAGAATGCGATAACAGAAACCCAGCTTGTGGGGACGTGGAAAAAGATGATTTTTGCATTCTCTTCCAGTCCGGGAATGAGAGGAAACTCATACCAATGAGCCGGTTTCTCAACTATGGGAAATGCCAGTCCTGCCACGGTTACAAACGCCAGCAGCAGGAAAAGAGACACTTTTAGAATGTTGCTTTTCATTTTCTTTGTTTTTTTGTGATTAGCCCTTTTAATCCTTCCATATAATGTCGAACAAAAGATAGGAAGCTGCTATCATGACGACATTATAACTGCCCAATACGGCAAGTTCTACTAAAGACTCATCAAAAGGTGTGCCATCCATGGACATCTTTGTTGTTTCGATGAGAGTCAGCATCAGCGGCAGGAGAATCGGGAACGCCAGTACCGGGTACAGGGTTCCTTTTGAGCCCGCTTTTGAGATAATTGCCGCGATTACGGTTGATGCTGAAGCAATTCCTATGTTTCCAAGCAGATAGGCAGCCAGAAACAGGGAGAGGTTTTTCAGCACGAACGCCTCAAAAAGCAGGCTGTATAACACCAGGATGATGATATTCATGGAGAACATCAGCACCAGGTTGAACAAAAACTTTCCGGAAAGAACCGTATCAGGGGTGGCACTCAGCTGCAGAGCCATCACTGTTCCCCGTTCTTCTTCGGAGACGAAGGTACGGGAGAGACCGGACATTGCGGTAAAAAATACGATCACCCAGAGGAGTCCGCCGGTCAGGTAATCAGATATTTTTTCCTGACCGATCGCGTAGAGTATCACACTTATCGTAACGATGATAAACATCAGCAAAGAGTTGATCGCGTAACGGGTACGGATTTCCGATGACAGGTCCTTGCGGAATAATGCTATTGCCTGTTTCATCTTCCCTCCCCGTTCCCGTTGTTTTTATAGTCGCCAAGATATATCACCCGGGAGCAGAGCGCCAGGTCACCTTCCTCATTAGAGGCAACAACCACCACGTGATCTTTTGCGTATTCGCGCACCATGTCATATATCTGGTTTTTGCCGGCAATATCCAGATTGGATACCGGTTCATCAAGAATCAATAATTGCGGCTGATGCTGCAGGGCAAAGATGAATTTCACCCTCTGTTTCATGCCGGAGGAATAGGTTTTCAGCAGATCGTCTTTCCGCTCCGTCAGTCCGAAATACTCAAACAAATTCCTCATTCTTTCGCTGCTGAAATTACCTCCGCGCACCTTAGAAAAAAAGTCAATATTTTCCTCCGCGGTGAACTCATCATAGAGCATCAGGTAAGGGGAAGCAAGACCAATGATACCGGGGAGTTCCTCATCCTCCGCTTTTTTCCCGCCGAGTTTATGCTCAACCATCCCTTTTGAGGGGGTGAGAAGTCCGGCAATAATCTTGACAAAGGTGGATTTCCCTGAACCGTTGATTCCGGATATACCGTAAATACCTGGTCCGGCTATTTCCATGTCAATCCCCCTGAAAATTAATCGTCTGCCGAATATTTTTGTCAGTCCCGAAACTGAAAGTGAATAGCTACTCATGTATAACCGTGAATTTTCCTTTCTGCACAAAATCATCCCTGCGGAGGATGTAAAGATATACCCCCGACGGGAGTTTTTCATTCCTGCTGTTCCGAACCGGATTCCATTTCACCACATTCTGCCCCTCAAAGGTAGTCCGTACCAGTTCAGACCAGACCAGATCCATCGAAGCGGTATATACCGCAAAATCCAGTTCTCCGGAAATCCGGTTCTGCTCTAGGGGAATAGTAACCCCCTGGTGCCGGCTGTAGATAAATGGGGATGGATATGCATCCTTCATGGTATAACCGCCTATGCCTCCGGAGGGGATCAAAAAATTATTCAGCACAGCGCCAAAGGACCAGAGTAAGGGCTGCAGGGTTTCCGTTCTCAGGTAATAATAATCAGTAAGCTTTATTGAACCGGTTGCGTTATAATCTGAGAGAAGCATGGAAAGTGCTGTAAGGGAGTTCATGCTGTCAATACCGAGCCGGACATCGCCGTTCACATAGATAATAAACAGCGTATCGCTCAGTCCGCCGCGTGTATTTACCGTCTGTATATAATTCAGCGAAGCGGGCTTCAGAAGGAACTGCATGGAAAGAAGGGATGAGTTCATGTTTGCCGTAACCCGGGGTTTCATGGCGGGGTATGATATCCCCTCTTCAAAATATCCTGCTTTAAAGCGGTAGTTGGTAAAATAACACCAGACAGAGAATTCATGAAGTGATTCCTTAAATGAACTTCCCCGGTCAGTCAGACTGTACTCAATCGCCTGAAGGGCGCGGAAGTCCTTAAGCAGAGTCCACTGATCGGTGAACATGGTCAGGTCATTGTGCCTGTCACGGAGATATATATTCCAGTGGGCAAGGTTATATCCGGAGTTCTGAGCGAAGGAGCGGTCGGCACCGGTAAAGAATGAATTCAGATAGCCGTAGTAGTCGTTCACCGAATCAAAAACAAACTCCTCCATCGCGGTGGAGGTCATTTCATAAAACCAGGTATCAATGATACCGCCGTTCTGCTGGCGCACGATATAGCTGCCTATCTGAATACCATGATGAATTTCATGAGCCACGGTAACGCGGGCTGCCTCGATGCCGGTGGTATAAAATCCCAGGAAGTCATTATCCATCATAATATAGCTGGTATACCGCTGGGAACCGGGGACTATTTCATCTTCAATTTCCGTAAAGCCATACACTCCGCCGAGGTTCAGGATGTAAATATCGTAGAGCGAATCACCTCCCTGTCCGTTGTCAAACGGAGGAGGGGGAAATCCGAGGTAGGCTGTTTCATATATATACGAAGAGTCTGCCGCAAGCAGCAGTTCCTCAATGCTGTATGCCGGGGCATCATTTCCGCTTTTATTGTAATGCACACGAAAGAATCCGCGCGGAGTAATTACAGAGGTATCAGTCACCGGTCGGAATAGAAGCGGAGAAAGATTCTGCTGATTTCTTTCAGAGGCAGCGGTCCCGAGGATGACCTCATTCACCAGACCAAACGCACATTTAACCGGTTCACCGTCATAGCTGTGTGAGAGAATCCGGCTGAGGGAATCCTTTTTTGCGGCAAGGGATATACCGGCACCATCACCGGCAATAACCTGAAAGGAAAGCATATATATCAAAAGAAAAAGGAGTCTGATCACAAACCTCTGAACCTGATATTGCCGTCTTCGGAGGCGGTAACCAGATAACTTCTGTTGCGGGTCAGTTTCCTCACAAGAAAATCGCTGATATCATCCGCCCTCCTGATTTTCCGTGAAGTGGATCTCCCGTCAGAGGCAGAAAAGCTGAGGTTCAGCAATTCTCTCGGATCGGCAGTGAGAAACCAGACGGAGACCTCCCTGCCGCGCCTGCGGAGGGTGATTTCCGATTCCTGTCTCAGGGCATCAAGTGCCGCGTCAGCACCTCTTTTATTGTCTATATACGATGTTACGCGCAAATTCCTTACTAAAAAAACTTCTTCATTATCTTTCCGTACCAGACCAAAAACAGCCTCATTTCCCTTTTCATCAGCCGGAATCAGGAAGAAGGATTTTGGGTCAATCTTTCCTTTTTCCGTTCTGAAGAGGGTTACGCCGGTTTCAGCAGTACCTAATTTACGGAATTCC of Ignavibacteriales bacterium contains these proteins:
- a CDS encoding heme exporter protein CcmB, producing MKQAIALFRKDLSSEIRTRYAINSLLMFIIVTISVILYAIGQEKISDYLTGGLLWVIVFFTAMSGLSRTFVSEEERGTVMALQLSATPDTVLSGKFLFNLVLMFSMNIIILVLYSLLFEAFVLKNLSLFLAAYLLGNIGIASASTVIAAIISKAGSKGTLYPVLAFPILLPLMLTLIETTKMSMDGTPFDESLVELAVLGSYNVVMIAASYLLFDIIWKD
- a CDS encoding cytochrome c maturation protein CcmE is translated as MKKNKFMFGGIIVTVFLGLMIYLFTQSNIQYVSNFTTVMEKGRTVKATGSWVKEKNYQIDKQNKTFTFFMKDEAGQEMKVVFDGTIPNNFEVATSVVVTGKYENGYFHAKDILTKCPSKYEEQYEEKGGEHPENVKI
- a CDS encoding phosphatase PAP2 family protein gives rise to the protein MTDFLYSIDLAVFYFFNHTISNAAFTRFFSLITNVNNWYITYAVLLGILFFNDGKKGKLAVLFVLLLVVASDQLGYRILKEYFQRPRPCMALSDAITPLGCNGTWSFPSNHALNNFAVAMFFVRLYPNLKYLLFITAGLIALSRVYLGLHYPSDIIGGALIGIGLGYVFALMHKTVQKYTGK
- the ccsA gene encoding cytochrome c biogenesis protein CcsA, producing MKSNILKVSLFLLLAFVTVAGLAFPIVEKPAHWYEFPLIPGLEENAKIIFFHVPTSWVSVIAFFMSTVFSIMYLRKKRIEDDYKAYTAAQLGMIFTILATVTGAIWAKFAWGAFWSWDPRQTSIFALMLIYGAYFALRSAIEDDEKRARLSSVYSIIAFITVPFFVFIMPRIMRGLHPGSADDSHSGPVVNFKMDQNMLLIFYLSLLGFTILYWWMWSVGHRSLALKEKVQKNYN
- a CDS encoding ABC transporter ATP-binding protein → MSSYSLSVSGLTKIFGRRLIFRGIDMEIAGPGIYGISGINGSGKSTFVKIIAGLLTPSKGMVEHKLGGKKAEDEELPGIIGLASPYLMLYDEFTAEENIDFFSKVRGGNFSSERMRNLFEYFGLTERKDDLLKTYSSGMKQRVKFIFALQHQPQLLILDEPVSNLDIAGKNQIYDMVREYAKDHVVVVASNEEGDLALCSRVIYLGDYKNNGNGEGR
- the ccsA gene encoding cytochrome c biogenesis protein CcsA, which codes for MIGSIVLTLALAMSVFSMVMYFYTYRGAKNTLALARLSYHAMAMLVIIASTILLYFILTHQYQYKYVYSYSSSDLPLGYLIATFWAGQEGSFMLWLLLTAIIGIFLQSYASRMGDLEPRLMMVYALATSFLLTMVSPMLKSPFAYLWTDPVFVDIKNVNQSIFSIQALQGFFFSDPSNGTNFLKISSDILPVLSSLGMSVNDVIIQGKGLNPLLQNFWMQIHPPILFVGFAMGTVPFAFAMAALIKNDYRDWVRQSFPWILGGAGVLGLGIMLGGYWAYGILGWGGYWAWDPVENSSLVPWLISVAAIHTMVVQRKDQGKDPNRIGRYAVTNLILSMSIYILVLYSTFLTRSGVLGDASVHSFVDPGMIVYLFLITLIGSFAALGAGMVIYRWKTLSAANAEARSEEELLSRELSLFTAAVAMTASAIIVFTGTSAPIFGQSVDIVFYDDMHIPLAIIIMFLNGMSLLLKWKATKGAELFKKLRWPAILSLAITAAVIIFGGVTNIMMILMTLSSAFALIVNGEIAYKIFTGKPKMAGAYIAHMGIAFFILGVVGSAGHSIEKDIDLPKGQTVEVFGHKLTFTGYNGIENNKKFAFNVDVLKGDEKYTVSPVMYISDFNQGLMREPDILMGLTKDLYISPLGFEEAGADHAEGNEITLTVDEETRVQGLKIKYVDFVKPDMTAMMGGGDFVMGAKLSVEKDGQVFAMDALMRSTGGNVTFDVLEIPGSDLKIQLKKVDPATKNADFVVSGGSHDGHNHATGEVLSVTASIKPYVNLVWLGVIVMTAGFFFSMFRRLDETVPSGSSEN
- a CDS encoding CcmD family protein, with the protein product MEFLSQNAIYIVLIIALIVWAGIFGYLWVMDKRLQGIEKEMKK